The Schistocerca cancellata isolate TAMUIC-IGC-003103 chromosome 4, iqSchCanc2.1, whole genome shotgun sequence genome contains a region encoding:
- the LOC126184739 gene encoding peroxisomal biogenesis factor 3, with protein sequence MSSVLSFLWRHKRKFLIGGAVIGSAVLATRYCVRSILNLQEAKARELIEQSKKRQHFENTERTCTETISSLISSFHDSVDRILDSQGIVNKLKTSPANKIELWEELKILVFARVCLIVYGAVILNIILRVQINVIGGYLYRSATNKLEFPLSGSLQEEYLSLCRNFLNNGMEELGNLIVQKVKDVVGPVNLDKKVDVEQIRRWLWTIQSAIEIERSDPVLCHLGSSLKTTQEAEVFQEMLNDTIDIISSSDVHTLSSNLVWEGFQYSIERIRESFEPVTQTSFGNRGFKQLFPTKPRVGFFKPMANALASINSVTLAPSSSDVSNSFMHFLMSDEGLKIFGANVYEAFCEP encoded by the coding sequence ATGTCATCTGTGCTGTCCTTCTTGTGGCGCCACAAACGAAAATTTCTGATTGGAGGTGCCGTAATTGGCAGTGCAGTATTAGCAACCCGTTATTGTGTACGTAGTATTCTTAATTTGCAGGAGGCCAAAGCAAGAGAGTTAATAGAACAGTCAAAAAAGCGGCAGCACTTTGAAAATACTGAGCGCACCTGTACTGAGACAATCAGTTCCTTAATTTCATCATTTCATGATTCTGTCGATCGCATTCTGGACAGTCAAGGAATTGTCAACAAGCTTAAAACTTCCCCAGCCAATAAAATTGAGTTGTGGGAAGAACTTAAAATTTTAGTCTTTGCTCGAGTATGTCTTATTGTATATGGCGccgtaatattaaatattattttacgcGTGCAAATAAATGTGATTGGGGGATATTTGTACCGAAGTGCAACGAACAAACTTGAGTTTCCTTTGTCCGGGAGCCTGCAAGAAGAGTATTTGTCATTGTGCCGAAATTTCTTAAACAATGGAATGGAAGAACTTGGTAACTTGATAGTGCAGAAAGTGAAGGATGTAGTCGGCCCAGTAAATTTGGATAAAAAAGTTGACGTTGAACAGATACGGCGATGGCTGTGGACTATCCAGTCAGCTATTGAGATTGAGCGCAGTGATCCAGTATTATGTCACCTGGGTTCATCCTTAAAGACAACTCAGGAGGCAGAGGTTTTCCAAGAAATGTTAAACGATACAATTGATATCATATCAAGTAGTGATGTGCATACACTTTCATCAAATCTAGTGTGGGAAGGATTTCAATATAGTATTGAAAGAATCAGAGAAAGCTTTGAACCAGTGACTCAGACGTCTTTCGGTAACAGAGGTTTTAAACAATTATTTCCCACTAAACCAAGGGTTGGGTTTTTTAAACCTATGGCTAATGCACTCGCAAGTATCAACAGTGTAACTCTAGCCCCAAGTTCCTCAGATGTGTCTAACAGCTTCATGCATTTTCTCATGAGTGATGAGGGCCTGAAGATTTTTGGAGCAAATGTGTATGAAGCATTCTGTGAGCCATAA